From one Acidobacteriota bacterium genomic stretch:
- a CDS encoding S8 family serine peptidase has product MRPIRRLCPAIFSLFLCGGFFALAVSGQNVPNGGPSAGLFEMAIRNRAVSAAKYDDSPAVRLRQKISELKAKTGSGGSVAVIVRLKIENYRLDALLDERAQAIQRQAIREKQSSLLASLSAGADDVKRFEFLPLLAMQVTSDALNALGESNEIDDIQESEWQRPLLLESIPLIGGSPFGGANGGTFGGFSGLGRTVAVLDTGVDKTHPFFNNRVVSEACYSTNSATNTSYCPGGANSSTASGSGLNCNVSVIDDCFHGTHVAGIAAGGNPAVSGNGVARNANIIAIQVFSRSTDCGGGASPCNRSSTGDTILGLERVYALRTTFNIDAVNLSLGGGQYFSNCDTEQSLYKEAIDNLRAAGIATVAASGNSGYTNSLSSPACVSSAISVGSTHDGSAGFPDVVSDFSNSALFLNLLAPGELILSAYPGGLYQNTQGTSQAAPHVAGAWAVIRQKFPTDTVTQVLNRIKYSGPVILDPENGIGKPRLKLDTALNTSNAEPCDSSVAINFGQTINSSIAAGDCLLISGSRADRFSFTATQGQQIAITQTSTAFDSFLLLYNSAGANIAFDNNGGGGVNSRIPATSGFFTIPATGTYYIYASSLTLGTGAYSVSLINGGGCSFTINSSSQNFPAAGGNGSFNVTTASGCGWTAQSNSGWLTTSSTGSGNGAVNYVVAPNASPSQRIGTITAGGQTHTVTQAGAAAATARAPFDFDGDNKSDLSIFRPSVGEWWYLKSSNGGNAAAQFGASTDRITPGDFTGDQKSDFAFFRPSTGQWYIMRSENFTFYAFPFGASTDIVAPADYDGDGTTDAAVFRPSNGTWYIQKSGGGTDIIGFGASGDKPAFADYDGDGKADLAIFRPSNGQWWIRRSSNATVFAVTFGLSTDRSVPGDFTGDGKADIAIFRPSNGIWYVLRSEDFSFYSFPFGANGDVPVVGDYDGDGRRDAAVFRPGNGTWYINRSTAGTLIQAFGIGTDQPAPSAFLP; this is encoded by the coding sequence ATGAGACCAATCAGAAGACTATGCCCGGCGATCTTCAGTCTATTTTTATGCGGCGGGTTCTTCGCGCTTGCGGTCAGCGGCCAGAACGTCCCGAATGGCGGACCGTCCGCCGGACTTTTCGAAATGGCGATCCGCAACCGCGCCGTATCGGCAGCGAAATACGACGACTCGCCGGCCGTCCGGTTGCGGCAGAAGATCAGCGAATTGAAGGCAAAGACCGGTTCGGGCGGATCGGTCGCGGTAATCGTCCGGCTGAAGATCGAGAATTACAGACTCGACGCGTTGCTCGATGAGCGTGCGCAAGCGATCCAGCGACAGGCGATCCGCGAGAAACAGTCGTCGCTGCTCGCCAGTCTCAGTGCCGGCGCCGACGACGTAAAACGGTTTGAGTTTCTGCCTTTGCTCGCGATGCAGGTGACATCGGACGCCCTCAACGCGTTGGGCGAATCGAACGAGATCGACGACATTCAAGAATCGGAGTGGCAAAGGCCGTTGTTGCTCGAAAGCATACCGCTCATCGGCGGCAGTCCGTTCGGCGGTGCGAACGGCGGGACATTCGGCGGATTCTCCGGACTTGGGCGAACCGTCGCGGTTCTCGATACCGGCGTCGACAAGACCCATCCTTTCTTCAATAACCGAGTCGTCTCCGAGGCGTGTTACTCAACCAACAGTGCCACGAACACGAGCTACTGTCCGGGCGGTGCGAATTCATCGACGGCAAGCGGCTCGGGCCTGAACTGCAACGTCAGTGTCATCGACGACTGTTTCCACGGAACACATGTCGCCGGAATCGCGGCGGGCGGAAACCCGGCGGTTTCGGGCAATGGGGTTGCCCGAAACGCGAACATCATCGCGATTCAGGTTTTCTCGCGCTCCACCGATTGCGGCGGCGGCGCGTCACCGTGCAACCGCTCGTCGACGGGCGACACGATTCTCGGTCTCGAGCGGGTTTACGCGCTCCGGACGACCTTCAACATCGACGCCGTAAACCTGAGCCTCGGCGGCGGCCAGTATTTCAGCAACTGCGACACCGAGCAATCGCTTTACAAGGAGGCGATCGACAACCTGCGCGCGGCCGGAATCGCGACCGTCGCCGCGTCCGGCAACAGCGGCTATACCAATTCGCTCAGTTCACCGGCCTGCGTTTCTTCGGCGATCAGCGTCGGTTCGACGCACGACGGCAGCGCCGGATTTCCAGATGTCGTCTCGGATTTCTCAAACAGCGCGTTGTTCTTGAATCTGCTCGCGCCCGGCGAGTTGATCCTTTCCGCGTATCCCGGCGGCTTGTATCAAAACACTCAGGGAACCTCGCAGGCCGCGCCGCATGTCGCCGGAGCGTGGGCCGTGATCCGTCAGAAATTCCCGACCGATACCGTGACGCAGGTTCTGAACCGCATCAAATACAGCGGCCCGGTGATTCTTGACCCCGAAAACGGAATCGGCAAACCGCGACTCAAGCTTGATACAGCGCTCAACACATCGAACGCCGAACCGTGCGATTCGAGCGTCGCCATCAACTTCGGCCAGACGATCAACAGTTCGATCGCCGCGGGCGATTGCCTTTTGATATCGGGATCGCGGGCTGATCGTTTCAGTTTCACCGCCACGCAGGGACAACAGATCGCGATCACGCAGACTTCGACCGCTTTCGATTCATTTCTGCTTCTCTACAACTCGGCCGGCGCGAACATCGCTTTTGACAACAACGGCGGCGGCGGCGTGAACTCGCGAATTCCGGCGACCAGCGGATTCTTTACGATACCCGCGACCGGAACCTATTACATCTATGCATCTTCCCTGACTCTCGGCACCGGCGCGTATTCGGTCAGTCTGATCAACGGCGGCGGATGCAGTTTCACGATCAATTCAAGCAGCCAGAATTTTCCGGCGGCCGGCGGGAACGGTTCGTTCAACGTAACGACCGCGTCCGGATGCGGCTGGACAGCGCAGAGCAATTCGGGATGGCTGACGACAAGTTCAACCGGAAGCGGAAACGGCGCGGTCAATTACGTTGTCGCGCCCAATGCGTCGCCGTCGCAACGCATCGGAACGATCACGGCCGGCGGGCAAACGCACACGGTCACCCAAGCAGGCGCCGCGGCCGCGACCGCGCGCGCGCCGTTCGATTTCGACGGCGACAACAAATCCGATCTTTCGATATTTCGGCCTTCGGTCGGCGAGTGGTGGTATCTGAAATCATCGAACGGCGGAAACGCGGCGGCACAATTCGGGGCGTCGACGGACCGCATCACGCCCGGCGATTTTACGGGTGACCAGAAGAGCGATTTTGCTTTCTTCCGGCCGTCCACGGGACAGTGGTACATAATGCGCAGCGAGAATTTCACGTTTTATGCATTTCCGTTCGGCGCCTCAACCGACATTGTCGCACCGGCCGACTATGACGGCGACGGAACGACCGACGCGGCGGTCTTTCGACCGTCGAACGGCACCTGGTACATTCAAAAATCCGGCGGCGGAACCGATATCATTGGTTTCGGGGCGTCCGGCGACAAACCCGCGTTCGCCGATTATGACGGTGACGGGAAAGCCGATCTTGCGATTTTCAGGCCATCAAACGGTCAATGGTGGATTCGCCGCAGTTCGAATGCGACGGTCTTTGCGGTAACGTTCGGACTTTCGACCGACCGATCAGTGCCGGGTGACTTTACCGGCGACGGAAAGGCCGACATCGCAATTTTCCGGCCATCGAACGGCATTTGGTATGTTCTGCGGAGCGAGGATTTCAGTTTCTATTCATTCCCGTTCGGTGCGAACGGCGATGTCCCGGTCGTCGGAGATTACGATGGCGATGGCCGCCGGGACGCCGCTGTCTTCAGACCCGGAAACGGCACTTGGTACATCAACCGTTCGACCGCCGGAACATTGATCCAGGCATTCGGAATCGGAACCGACCAACCGGCTCCAAGTGCGTTTTTACCCTAA
- a CDS encoding sigma-70 family RNA polymerase sigma factor, whose product MQENAPQEITRILQDWNDGNAAAAERLMPFVYDELKRQARICMSRERSDHTLQPTALVHEAFMRLAETSGIDWQNRRHFFAIAARLMRRILVDHARYHATEKRGLGTVHFSIDSLDVPVEERADTILALNETLDRLAKFDPQQAQVVEMRFFGGLNNGEISESLGISERTVAREWRSAQLWLLRELRRD is encoded by the coding sequence ATGCAAGAGAATGCCCCCCAAGAAATCACGCGGATTCTGCAGGATTGGAACGACGGCAACGCCGCGGCGGCCGAGCGTTTGATGCCGTTCGTTTATGACGAACTCAAGCGGCAAGCGCGAATCTGTATGTCGCGCGAGCGCTCCGATCATACGCTTCAGCCGACGGCGCTGGTGCACGAAGCTTTTATGCGGCTCGCGGAGACTTCGGGTATCGATTGGCAGAATCGCCGGCATTTTTTCGCGATCGCCGCACGGCTGATGCGGCGAATTCTGGTCGATCACGCGCGATATCACGCGACCGAGAAGCGCGGTCTCGGAACCGTCCATTTTTCAATTGACAGTCTCGACGTTCCGGTCGAAGAAAGAGCCGACACCATCCTTGCTCTCAACGAAACGCTCGACCGACTGGCGAAATTCGACCCGCAACAGGCGCAGGTCGTCGAAATGAGGTTCTTCGGCGGGTTGAACAATGGCGAAATCAGCGAATCGCTCGGCATTTCTGAACGAACGGTTGCGCGCGAATGGCGTTCGGCCCAGCTCTGGCTTTTGAGAGAATTGAGACGTGATTGA
- a CDS encoding serine/threonine protein kinase encodes MDPEKWNKIKQVVNDALELEPSERLEFLERFDAEIRAEVESLLAFEDSSRDEFGISAVDLSSGFFADDDSTSLAGETIGAYRIVSEIGEGGMGAVYLAERADGKFEQRVALKLLRREMNTAAFRRRFEQERTILAALEHPNIARLLDAGTTDDRIPFLAMEYIEGLPIDQYCRVHGLGLQERLNLFRKICAGVAFAHRNLVVHRDLKPSNILINASGEPKLLDFGISKFISEDFPGAKTATVTRLGAMTPSYASPEQLQSRSVTTATDIYSLGVILFELLSGHRPFESNERSLKEIYRAVVESEPRRPSAVISESGFNPSRTEDETVAFPDRQTKPAKTSTSSAYLAVNPRSVSGDLDNIVLKALQKEPERRYSSAEAFADDIRRHQEGRPIMARPNTLTYRAGKFVRRNLAAVIAAAAIAVSIIAGISATLWQARVARIESARAAKRFNDVRKLANSYIFDVYPEIENLEGALKAREKIVGNALAYLDGLSAEASDDLQLQGELATAYEKIGDVQGALNNSSLGNIEAGLESYRKARMLREAISTADPADLGALERLANNYYTTARTLWNNTETAKAEEMFEKGLKLRRELVAAQPASAEAKNRLAVLLIDYGAIPVFNSQTERAVGLFEEALAIVESLRRAQPENADFKKTMTRLLRNYEQIEGFARRLRRRNPRADAGG; translated from the coding sequence ATGGATCCCGAAAAATGGAACAAGATTAAGCAGGTCGTGAATGACGCTTTGGAACTCGAGCCATCGGAACGTCTGGAATTTCTCGAGCGTTTCGATGCTGAGATTCGGGCCGAGGTCGAATCGCTGCTGGCGTTTGAGGATTCGTCCCGCGACGAATTCGGGATATCGGCGGTGGACTTGTCGAGCGGCTTTTTTGCCGATGACGATTCGACTTCTCTGGCCGGCGAGACCATCGGCGCTTACCGGATCGTCTCCGAGATCGGCGAGGGCGGTATGGGCGCGGTGTATCTGGCTGAACGCGCGGACGGCAAATTCGAACAGCGCGTTGCGCTGAAATTGCTGCGTCGCGAGATGAATACGGCAGCCTTCCGGCGACGATTCGAACAGGAACGGACGATTCTGGCGGCGTTGGAGCATCCGAACATCGCGCGGCTGCTCGATGCCGGAACGACGGATGACCGCATCCCGTTCCTTGCGATGGAGTACATCGAAGGTCTGCCGATCGATCAGTATTGCAGAGTCCACGGACTCGGCCTGCAAGAGCGTCTCAATTTGTTCCGCAAGATCTGCGCCGGAGTGGCCTTCGCGCATCGCAATCTCGTTGTGCACCGCGACCTGAAACCATCGAATATTTTGATCAATGCCTCGGGCGAGCCGAAATTGCTCGATTTCGGGATCTCGAAGTTCATTTCAGAAGATTTCCCGGGGGCGAAAACCGCAACCGTCACGCGTCTCGGCGCGATGACTCCGAGCTATGCGTCGCCCGAGCAACTTCAGAGCCGAAGCGTCACGACCGCGACCGACATCTACAGTCTCGGCGTGATTCTGTTCGAATTGTTGAGCGGTCATCGCCCGTTCGAATCAAACGAAAGAAGTCTCAAGGAGATATATCGCGCCGTCGTCGAGTCGGAACCGCGTCGGCCGTCGGCGGTGATCTCCGAATCGGGTTTCAACCCTTCCCGAACGGAAGACGAGACGGTCGCGTTTCCAGACCGCCAGACGAAGCCCGCGAAAACGAGCACCTCGTCGGCATACCTTGCCGTCAACCCGAGATCGGTTTCGGGCGATCTCGACAATATCGTCCTCAAGGCGCTGCAAAAAGAGCCTGAACGCCGTTATTCGTCGGCCGAAGCGTTCGCGGATGACATTCGGCGTCATCAGGAAGGACGACCGATCATGGCGCGTCCGAACACTCTCACCTATCGGGCCGGAAAGTTCGTCAGGCGAAATTTGGCCGCGGTCATCGCCGCCGCCGCGATCGCAGTTTCGATCATCGCCGGAATTTCGGCGACCCTTTGGCAAGCGCGGGTCGCACGGATCGAAAGCGCACGCGCCGCAAAACGGTTCAACGATGTCCGCAAACTCGCGAATTCATACATTTTCGATGTTTACCCGGAGATCGAGAACCTCGAAGGCGCGTTGAAGGCGCGCGAAAAGATCGTCGGCAACGCGCTTGCATATCTCGACGGTTTATCGGCCGAGGCCTCGGACGATCTTCAATTGCAGGGCGAATTGGCGACCGCGTACGAGAAGATCGGCGATGTCCAGGGAGCCTTGAACAATTCGAGTTTGGGGAATATCGAAGCCGGGCTCGAGAGTTACCGCAAAGCGCGAATGCTGCGCGAGGCGATCAGTACGGCCGATCCGGCGGATCTGGGCGCGTTGGAGAGGCTCGCAAACAATTACTACACGACGGCGCGAACGCTTTGGAACAACACCGAAACAGCCAAAGCCGAGGAAATGTTCGAAAAAGGGCTGAAATTGCGCCGCGAACTCGTTGCGGCCCAACCGGCTTCGGCCGAAGCGAAGAACCGTTTGGCCGTGCTGCTGATCGATTACGGGGCGATTCCGGTGTTCAATTCGCAAACCGAACGGGCCGTGGGATTGTTTGAAGAGGCGCTCGCGATCGTCGAAAGCCTGCGTCGCGCGCAGCCCGAAAACGCTGATTTCAAAAAGACGATGACGCGTTTGCTCCGGAATTATGAGCAAATCGAAGGGTTCGCTCGGCGATTACGAAGGCGGAATCCGCGGGCTGACGCAGGCGGTTGA
- a CDS encoding KpsF/GutQ family sugar-phosphate isomerase codes for MSSRFEQVVRLLKLEAAAIEQSAENLDAAAVERAIDSIIACGGKVIVTGVGKSGVIAQKIAQTMTSTGTVAVFVHPSDALHGSLGVIAPGDVVIALSNSGETDEILTILPAIKHRGVVLIAIVGSVASTLARQSDIVLDASVGEEACPLNLAPTASTTVALAIGDALAMTLMEAKGLTEKDFAENHPAGRLGKRLTLTVASLMHDSPNVAPSAGWLVVVKAISKFALGAVNVVDDSGGLLGIVTDGDLRRTIERTAPTDFSTLTAAQMMTADPITASPEMLAYDALQLMENRPSQISVLPVIENTKCVGLLRLHDVVRSGL; via the coding sequence GTGAGTTCAAGATTCGAACAAGTCGTCCGCCTGCTAAAGCTTGAAGCGGCCGCGATCGAGCAGTCGGCGGAAAATCTCGATGCGGCGGCGGTCGAACGCGCGATCGATTCGATCATCGCGTGCGGCGGCAAAGTCATCGTCACCGGCGTCGGAAAATCGGGCGTCATCGCGCAGAAGATCGCGCAAACGATGACCTCGACCGGGACCGTCGCCGTTTTCGTCCATCCGTCGGACGCGCTTCACGGCAGCCTCGGCGTGATCGCGCCGGGCGACGTCGTCATCGCGCTTTCGAACTCGGGCGAAACGGACGAAATATTGACGATCCTGCCGGCGATCAAACATCGCGGCGTCGTTTTGATCGCGATCGTCGGAAGCGTTGCGTCAACGCTCGCCCGCCAATCAGACATCGTCCTCGACGCCTCGGTCGGCGAGGAAGCCTGCCCGCTCAATCTCGCGCCGACCGCGTCGACGACCGTCGCGCTCGCGATCGGCGACGCGCTGGCGATGACTTTGATGGAAGCTAAGGGATTGACCGAAAAGGACTTCGCCGAGAATCATCCGGCCGGACGTTTGGGCAAACGCCTGACGCTGACGGTCGCAAGTCTGATGCACGATAGCCCGAACGTCGCGCCGTCGGCAGGCTGGCTTGTCGTCGTCAAAGCGATCTCGAAATTCGCGCTCGGCGCCGTCAACGTCGTCGATGACTCCGGAGGCTTGCTCGGGATCGTCACCGACGGCGATCTCCGCCGGACCATCGAACGCACCGCCCCGACTGATTTCTCAACGCTTACCGCCGCGCAGATGATGACCGCCGACCCGATCACCGCTTCTCCGGAAATGCTCGCCTACGACGCGCTGCAACTAATGGAAAACCGACCGTCGCAGATCTCCGTCCTGCCGGTGATTGAAAATACAAAATGCGTCGGACTGCTGAGATTGCACGACGTCGTTCGAAGCGGACTCTGA
- a CDS encoding nuclear transport factor 2 family protein codes for MKRIAFAVLITGICLFAVNAQRPVRVPMVTTDLQKLVETEKEFARVAAEKGTKTAFLTYLADDGIIFNPTEVNGKLSWKNRQESPALLAWNPVWADVSSNGKLGYTTGGWEYRPKGKTDKATAYGEYVTIWQKQSDGQFRAMLDIGIGHPAKSLSSAAWRSPFDAGRGTPNGNGVGDEIFTDIFSNTSMANGYFNYLAEDAIVLREGHLPFTGKKPAFLGLEKLEKEFPDSSFLKFSANTSKIFGNMMYAWGVYSLTHKDKSVSRWNFVQIWKHRAGKWQIVLDIFNKIEKSS; via the coding sequence ATGAAGAGAATCGCGTTCGCTGTCTTGATCACCGGAATTTGTCTTTTCGCCGTCAATGCCCAAAGACCGGTTAGGGTTCCGATGGTCACGACCGATCTTCAGAAACTCGTCGAGACCGAAAAGGAATTCGCCCGGGTCGCCGCCGAGAAAGGCACGAAAACGGCGTTTCTGACGTATCTCGCCGACGACGGGATCATCTTCAACCCGACCGAGGTCAACGGCAAACTCTCCTGGAAGAACCGCCAGGAATCTCCGGCGCTGCTCGCCTGGAATCCGGTCTGGGCGGACGTTTCATCGAATGGGAAACTGGGTTACACGACCGGCGGCTGGGAGTATCGTCCGAAAGGAAAGACCGACAAGGCGACCGCCTACGGCGAATACGTCACGATCTGGCAAAAACAGTCCGACGGCCAGTTCCGCGCGATGCTCGACATCGGCATCGGCCATCCGGCGAAGAGTCTTTCGAGCGCCGCCTGGAGATCGCCGTTCGACGCCGGCCGCGGTACTCCGAACGGCAATGGCGTCGGCGACGAGATCTTCACGGACATTTTCTCGAACACGAGTATGGCGAACGGTTACTTCAACTACCTCGCCGAGGACGCGATCGTTCTTCGCGAAGGACATCTTCCGTTCACTGGCAAAAAGCCCGCATTCCTCGGACTCGAAAAGCTGGAAAAGGAATTCCCCGATTCAAGTTTTCTGAAATTCAGCGCGAACACTTCGAAGATTTTCGGGAATATGATGTATGCCTGGGGAGTCTATTCGTTGACCCACAAGGACAAGTCCGTCAGCCGCTGGAACTTCGTGCAGATCTGGAAGCATCGCGCCGGAAAATGGCAGATCGTGCTGGATATTTTCAACAAGATCGAGAAATCATCGTAG
- a CDS encoding thioredoxin family protein, which produces MLTAAVSMALASLAVAQAPVSVSASVSPTSIAPGGKGTAKLTANIAAPWYMYSISQGAGGPIPTKISFGEGVFAMNGVSGPKPKVKFDENFKMNTESYSGSATFTIPFTVAADAPEGEQTLTVNIRYQACNDSVCLPPKTLKATALVLIGAGKTSPSPSPSESPTPTPTPTPTPANVNVNTAANLNSNTANAASNAAALVESNTNSEAPRSQVSQPNRTAGGDLENGGFWGFIWLAMTFGALSLLTPCVFPMIPITVSYFTKNAAESHLGSIRDALIYAAGIILTFTALGIALALLFGAAGINQFAANPWINMLIMGIFLAFAFSLLGAYNIGIPPSILNRLDKLTRSKEGSRTLGLLLMGLTFSLTSFTCTAPLVGTILVAAANGKLFYPVVGMLAFSSVFALPFFILAVAPRLLHSLPSSGGWMNALKVVMGFLEIGAALKFLSNADLVWGWGIFTREVVIAGWIGLSVLIVFYLLGIFKLVHDYGEVKVGLIRVLNAFLFATLAFYLLTGLFGAKLGEIESFLPPAKESMTSSTGEKNGELGWVVNDYATALKQAKEQQKPVFIDFTGYTCTNCRWMEVNMFPKPLVRAELGKFIRVRLYTDGEGEPYEGFQKMQESRFGTVAMPLYAIVTPNDEIIARFEGLTRNEEEFANFLKSGLGK; this is translated from the coding sequence TTGCTGACCGCAGCGGTTTCGATGGCGCTCGCGTCTTTGGCCGTCGCGCAAGCCCCGGTCTCAGTTTCGGCAAGTGTGTCGCCGACATCGATCGCGCCGGGCGGGAAGGGCACCGCGAAACTGACGGCGAATATCGCCGCGCCGTGGTATATGTATTCGATCTCGCAAGGCGCGGGCGGACCGATCCCGACCAAGATCTCGTTTGGCGAGGGCGTGTTTGCGATGAACGGCGTGAGCGGCCCGAAACCGAAGGTCAAATTCGACGAGAATTTCAAGATGAATACGGAATCGTATTCGGGTTCCGCGACCTTCACGATTCCTTTCACGGTCGCCGCCGACGCGCCCGAGGGCGAGCAGACGCTAACCGTCAACATTCGTTATCAAGCCTGCAACGATTCGGTGTGCCTGCCGCCGAAGACCCTGAAAGCGACGGCGCTGGTGTTGATCGGCGCCGGCAAGACATCACCGAGTCCTTCCCCGTCCGAAAGTCCGACACCGACCCCGACTCCGACTCCGACGCCGGCCAACGTCAACGTCAACACGGCGGCCAACCTCAATTCGAACACCGCCAATGCGGCGTCAAACGCGGCGGCGCTTGTTGAATCGAACACCAACTCCGAAGCTCCGCGTTCGCAGGTCTCGCAACCGAACCGGACGGCCGGCGGCGATCTCGAGAACGGCGGATTTTGGGGATTCATCTGGCTCGCGATGACATTCGGCGCTCTCTCGCTGCTGACGCCGTGCGTCTTTCCGATGATCCCGATCACGGTTTCTTACTTTACGAAGAACGCCGCCGAGAGCCATCTCGGTTCGATCCGGGACGCGTTGATCTATGCGGCCGGGATCATTCTGACCTTCACCGCGCTCGGAATCGCGCTGGCGCTTCTGTTCGGCGCTGCGGGAATCAACCAATTTGCGGCGAACCCCTGGATAAATATGCTCATTATGGGCATTTTTCTGGCGTTCGCGTTCAGCCTGCTGGGCGCTTACAACATCGGTATACCGCCATCGATCCTGAATCGGCTCGACAAACTGACGCGTTCGAAAGAAGGAAGCAGGACGCTCGGACTGCTGTTGATGGGGCTCACGTTCTCGTTAACTTCGTTCACCTGCACCGCGCCGCTCGTCGGCACCATCCTCGTCGCCGCGGCCAATGGAAAACTGTTTTATCCGGTCGTCGGAATGCTCGCGTTTTCGTCCGTTTTCGCGCTCCCGTTCTTCATTCTCGCAGTCGCGCCGCGGCTTCTGCACTCGCTTCCGAGTTCGGGCGGGTGGATGAACGCGCTCAAGGTAGTGATGGGATTCCTCGAGATCGGCGCGGCGCTCAAGTTCCTGTCTAACGCCGATCTCGTCTGGGGCTGGGGGATTTTCACGCGCGAGGTCGTGATCGCCGGTTGGATCGGACTTTCGGTGCTGATCGTTTTCTATCTTCTCGGGATCTTCAAACTCGTCCACGATTACGGCGAAGTCAAAGTCGGATTGATCCGCGTCCTGAACGCGTTTCTTTTCGCCACGCTCGCGTTCTACCTTCTAACCGGCCTTTTCGGTGCAAAGCTCGGCGAGATCGAATCGTTCCTGCCGCCGGCGAAGGAGAGTATGACCTCGTCCACGGGAGAGAAGAACGGCGAACTCGGCTGGGTCGTCAACGACTACGCGACCGCCCTGAAACAGGCGAAGGAACAGCAAAAACCCGTTTTCATCGACTTCACGGGTTACACCTGCACGAACTGCCGTTGGATGGAAGTAAATATGTTCCCGAAGCCGCTGGTCCGCGCCGAACTCGGGAAATTCATCCGTGTGCGCCTCTACACCGACGGCGAGGGCGAACCGTACGAAGGATTTCAAAAAATGCAGGAGTCGCGTTTCGGAACCGTCGCGATGCCGCTCTACGCGATCGTCACGCCGAACGACGAGATCATCGCGAGATTTGAAGGTTTGACACGAAATGAAGAGGAATTCGCGAACTTCCTCAAGTCAGGGCTCGGAAAGTGA
- the der gene encoding ribosome biogenesis GTPase Der, protein MNLPLVAIIGRPNVGKSTLFNRLTGARTSIVGDEPGITRDRIYGEVDWKSRTFRLVDTGGIVPDDEAIIPANIFKQAGHAIAEAQAVIWVVDARVGVTPLDEEISVYLRNIGKPIFVAANKSETRKVEEEAAEFYRFGFNLTPISAEHGSSVGDLLDEVYEVLEFEEEVEEEPSDEIKLAIIGRPNVGKSSLLNKILGEERVIVSPIAGTTRDSIDTHLTVDGQKFLLIDTAGIRRKGKTTEMAEKLSVIMARKSLERADVAIMVIDAIEGVANLDANIAGYAVDSGCSVILVVNKWDAIEEKETNTIYEFERELRRHMKFLDWAPMVTISALTGQRVTKILPLVAKANEARNLRITTSKLNRFFESSISQPKGGTAPAPVKGGFSRLKVQFLTQGGMRPPLFVLFTSGGSKEGLHFSYLRYIENRLREEFEFFATPIRLKERHKERKES, encoded by the coding sequence ATGAATTTGCCACTAGTTGCCATCATCGGCCGTCCGAATGTCGGAAAGTCCACATTGTTCAATCGCCTGACGGGAGCACGCACGTCGATCGTCGGCGACGAGCCCGGGATCACGCGCGACCGCATCTACGGCGAGGTAGATTGGAAATCGAGGACCTTTCGCCTCGTCGACACGGGCGGCATCGTCCCGGACGACGAAGCGATCATTCCGGCGAATATCTTCAAACAGGCCGGACACGCGATCGCCGAGGCGCAGGCCGTTATATGGGTGGTCGATGCGCGCGTCGGCGTGACGCCGCTCGACGAGGAGATCTCGGTCTATCTGCGGAACATCGGGAAACCGATCTTCGTTGCCGCCAACAAATCCGAGACCCGGAAAGTCGAGGAGGAAGCCGCCGAGTTTTATCGCTTTGGATTCAATCTGACGCCGATCTCGGCCGAGCACGGCAGTTCGGTCGGCGATCTGCTCGACGAAGTATATGAAGTGCTCGAATTCGAAGAGGAAGTCGAAGAAGAGCCGTCGGACGAGATCAAACTTGCGATCATCGGTCGCCCGAACGTCGGGAAGTCGTCGCTGCTCAACAAGATCCTTGGCGAGGAACGGGTTATCGTTTCGCCGATCGCGGGTACGACCCGCGATTCGATCGACACGCATCTGACGGTCGACGGGCAGAAGTTTCTGCTGATCGACACGGCCGGCATCAGGCGCAAGGGCAAAACGACCGAGATGGCCGAGAAACTGTCGGTGATCATGGCGCGCAAATCGCTCGAACGCGCCGATGTCGCGATAATGGTCATCGACGCCATCGAGGGTGTTGCGAATCTTGACGCGAACATCGCCGGTTACGCGGTCGATTCCGGATGCTCCGTGATTCTCGTCGTCAACAAATGGGACGCGATCGAGGAGAAGGAAACGAACACGATCTACGAGTTCGAGCGGGAATTGCGCCGTCATATGAAGTTTCTCGACTGGGCGCCGATGGTCACGATCTCGGCGCTCACCGGCCAGCGCGTGACAAAGATCCTGCCGCTTGTCGCGAAGGCGAACGAAGCGCGAAATTTGCGGATAACGACATCGAAGCTCAATCGCTTTTTCGAGAGTTCGATCTCGCAGCCGAAAGGCGGAACCGCGCCGGCGCCGGTCAAGGGCGGATTTTCGCGGCTCAAAGTGCAGTTTTTGACACAGGGCGGAATGCGCCCGCCGCTCTTCGTCCTGTTCACGTCGGGCGGGAGCAAGGAGGGGCTTCATTTCTCGTATTTGCGTTATATCGAGAATCGTTTGCGCGAGGAGTTCGAGTTTTTCGCGACGCCGATCCGTTTGAAGGAACGCCACAAAGAGCGAAAGGAGAGTTGA